From the genome of Vicia villosa cultivar HV-30 ecotype Madison, WI linkage group LG2, Vvil1.0, whole genome shotgun sequence, one region includes:
- the LOC131646138 gene encoding cyclin-D4-2-like — translation MAESFDSASATSNLLCSENNSTCFDDDLECNGVVEGSGISTSWDHMNLNLDNLDNVGSESFVCFVAQSEEIVRVMVEKEMEHLPREDYLMRLRSGDLDLSVRREALDWIWKAHAYYGFGPLSLCLSVNYLDRFLSAYQLPRGVSWTVQLLAVACFSLAAKMEEVKVPHCIDLQVGEPRFVFQAKTIQRMELMILSTLGWKMHALTPCSFIDYFISKIGCENQSEKSSIARSVQLILNIIKGIDFLEFRPSEIAAGVAISVLKELPGQEADKAIADFFIVDKERVLKCVELIKDLSLIKVGASKYTPFVPQSPIGVLDGGCMSYKSDELTNGSYQNSLHNSPNTKRRKFDGPSNG, via the exons ATGGCTGAAAGCTTTGACAGTGCTAGTGCTACATCTAATCTTCTATGTTCTGAAAACAATAGCacatgctttgatgatgattTGGAATGCAATGGTGTTGTTGAAGGTTCTGGAATCTCAACTTCATGGGACCACATGAACCTTAACTTGGACAACTTGGACAACGTTGGATCGGAAtcatttgtgtgttttgttgcaCAGAGTGAGGAAATTGTGAGGGTTATGGTTGAGAAAGAAATGGAACATTTGCCTAGAGAGGATTACTTGATGAGATTGCGTAGTGGTGACTTGGATTTGAGTGTTAGGAGAGAGGCTCTTGATTGGATTTGGAAG GCTCATGCTTACTATGGATTTGGACCTTTGAGTCTTTGCTTATCGGTGAACTACTTGGATCGGTTCTTATCGGCTTATCAATTACCG AGAGGTGTGAGTTGGACTGTGCAATTGTTAGCTGTGGCTTGTTTTTCACTCGCGGCTAAAATGGAAGAAGTTAAAGTGCCGCATTGCATAGATTTACAG GTTGGAGAACCGAGATTCGTGTTCCAAGCTAAAACAATTCAAAGAATGGAACTAATGATATTAAGCACATTAGGATGGAAAATGCATGCTTTAACTCCTTGTTCCTTTATAGACTACTTCATATCTAAGATCGGTTGCGAGAATCAATCCGAAAAATCGTCGATTGCAAGATCAGTGCAACTCATCCTTAACATAATCAAGG GTATTGATTTCTTGGAATTCAGACCTTCTGAAATTGCTGCAGGGGTAGCAATTTCTGTTTTAAAGGAACTGCCGGGACAAGAAGCCGATAAAGCCATAGCCGATTTCTTCATTGTAGATAAG GAGAGAGTTCTAAAATGTGTTGAATTGATAAAAGATCTATCATTGATCAAGGTTGGTGCATCTAAGTATACACCATTTGTGCCTCAAAGTCCAATAGGGGTGCTTGATGGAGGGTGCATGAGTTATAAGAGTGATGAGTTAACAAATGGGTCATATCAAAATTCTTTACATAATAGTCCAAATACtaaaagaagaaaatttgatGGACCTTCCAATGGATGA